A genomic segment from Clostridium pasteurianum BC1 encodes:
- a CDS encoding nicotinate phosphoribosyltransferase, with protein sequence MELTKNFDVRNERNLTMLVDFYELTMGNGYLKNGVGDKVAYFDMFFRRIPDGGGYCIMAGVTQLIEYLSNLKFSKDDVDYLKSKGGFSEDFLDYLRNFKFSCDVWAIPEGNPVFPNEPLVTVKGPAIQAQFVETMILLTINHQTLIATKANRICRAAAGRPVMEFGSRRAQGYDGAIYGSRAAVIGGCSATACTISEEMFGIPAIGTMAHSWVQLFDSEYESFKAWSKAYPEDCLLLVDTYNVLKSGLPNAIKVFDEILKPLGIRPKGIRIDSGDITYLSKKCREILDAAGYSDAKITISNSLDEHIITDVLAQGACIDSFGVGERLITAKSEPVFGGVYKLSAVEEKNSIIPKIKISENEEKITNPGFKKIFRIFDKSTDKALADLITLHDETIDENKRLEIFNPTYTWKKKKLKNYYVKELMVQIFKNGEAIYESPSVSEIKEFAKTETDKLWPEVLRLENPHTYYVDLSNKLWDIKQSLLHSYSNIYEEQGE encoded by the coding sequence ATGGAGCTTACTAAAAATTTTGATGTGAGAAATGAAAGAAATCTCACTATGCTTGTTGACTTCTATGAACTTACCATGGGTAATGGCTACCTTAAAAACGGTGTAGGAGATAAAGTTGCTTATTTCGATATGTTTTTCAGAAGAATACCAGATGGTGGGGGATACTGTATTATGGCTGGTGTAACTCAGCTAATTGAATACCTATCCAATCTTAAATTTAGCAAAGATGATGTAGACTATTTAAAATCCAAAGGTGGATTTTCTGAAGATTTCTTAGATTATCTTAGAAATTTTAAATTTAGCTGTGATGTTTGGGCCATACCTGAGGGTAATCCAGTTTTTCCAAATGAGCCCTTAGTTACAGTTAAAGGTCCAGCAATACAGGCTCAATTTGTAGAAACTATGATACTCTTAACTATTAATCATCAAACCCTTATAGCTACCAAGGCCAATAGAATATGCAGAGCTGCTGCTGGAAGACCTGTAATGGAATTTGGTTCCAGACGTGCTCAAGGGTATGATGGTGCTATTTACGGATCCCGTGCTGCTGTTATTGGGGGATGTAGTGCTACTGCTTGTACAATATCTGAGGAAATGTTTGGAATACCGGCTATAGGAACTATGGCACATTCTTGGGTTCAACTTTTTGATAGTGAATATGAATCCTTCAAAGCCTGGTCAAAGGCATATCCAGAAGATTGCCTGTTACTAGTAGATACTTACAATGTATTAAAATCAGGACTTCCAAATGCCATAAAGGTTTTTGATGAAATTTTAAAACCACTAGGTATAAGACCTAAGGGAATAAGAATAGATAGTGGAGATATAACCTATCTTTCTAAAAAATGCAGAGAAATACTTGATGCAGCTGGTTACAGTGATGCTAAGATAACTATTTCAAATTCTTTAGATGAACACATAATAACAGATGTTTTGGCTCAGGGCGCCTGCATAGACAGCTTTGGAGTTGGAGAACGACTAATAACTGCAAAATCTGAACCAGTATTTGGAGGAGTATATAAATTATCTGCTGTAGAGGAGAAAAATTCTATTATACCTAAAATAAAAATAAGTGAAAATGAAGAAAAAATTACCAATCCAGGTTTTAAAAAAATATTTAGAATATTTGATAAATCTACAGATAAAGCACTAGCTGATTTGATTACATTACACGATGAAACAATTGATGAAAATAAAAGACTAGAAATATTTAATCCAACTTATACATGGAAAAAGAAAAAATTAAAGAACTATTATGTTAAAGAATTAATGGTTCAAATCTTTAAAAATGGAGAAGCTATTTATGAAAGTCCTAGTGTAAGTGAAATAAAAGAATTTGCCAAAACAGAAACCGATAAGCTTTGGCCAGAAGTTTTAAGACTTGA